The Primulina tabacum isolate GXHZ01 chromosome 16, ASM2559414v2, whole genome shotgun sequence genome window below encodes:
- the LOC142529270 gene encoding transcription factor MYB36-like yields the protein MGRAPCCDKANVKKGPWSPEEDATLKAYIEKHGTGGNWIALPQKIGIKRCGKSCRLRWLNYLRPNIKHGGFTEEEDNIICSLYISIGSRWSIIAAQLPGRTDNDIKNYWNTRLKKKLLGRRKNSAASQRSKDHTNSGGESTYSVENLSNSTLERLQLHIQLQSLQNPFSFCNNPSLWPKSNHPQQKMIQTLHSLDENKNIVNPQSVAATGLDHNYRSVISNLKTADEALLNNTTFNITESNFQDSNQIMGQMDSTGIYRSGGSGFTQGEMDELLNIKASNFIATDQSAQVSEFDCFKQMDVSKENLAWWGNEFEANSASSNSWDSNMLNQSGEIMYQEYGLGYSMQ from the exons ATGGGAAGAGCTCCATGTTGTGACAAAGCTAATGTGAAGAAAGGACCATGGTCTCCTGAAGAAGATGCCACACTCAAAGCTTATATCGAGAAGCATGGGACTGGTGGAAATTGGATTGCTCTTCCTCAGAAAATCG GGATTAAGAGATGTGGGAAGAGCTGCAGACTAAGATGGCTGAATTATTTGAGGCCGAATATTAAGCATGGTGGATTTACTGAAGAAGAAGATAATATCATCTGTAGCCTATATATAAGCATAGGCAGCAG GTGGTCAATCATTGCAGCACAGCTTCCTGGAAGGACAGACAATGACATCAAGAACTACTGGAACACGAGATTGAAGAAAAAATTGCTGGGAAGGCGTAAAAACTCCGCCGCGAGTCAACGTTCGAAAGATCACACAAATAGCGGAGGAGAGAGCACCTATTCTGTAGAAAACCTAAGCAATTCAACCCTGGAAAGGCTTCAGCTTCATATCCAGCTTCAAAGCCTTCAAAATCCGTTCTCTTTTTGCAATAACCCATCACTTTGGCCTAAATCGAATCACCCGCAGCAAAAGATGATCCAAACCCTTCATTCTCTggatgaaaataaaaacatcGTCAACCCTCAATCCGTTGCTGCCACTGGTCTTGATCACAATTATCGCAGTGTAATCAGCAACTTAAAGACTGCAGATGAAGCACTTTTAAACAATACTACTTTCAATATCACAGAGAGCAATTTTCAAGACTCGAATCAGATAATGGGGCAAATGGACAGTACAGGAATTTATCGGTCGGGCGGTTCAGGTttcactcaaggagaaatggaTGAATTGCTGAATATCAAAGCTTCCAATTTTATTGCAACAGACCAGAGTGCTCaggtttctgaatttgattgtttCAAACAAATGGATGTATCGAAGGAGAATCTTGCTTGGTGGGGCAACGAATTTGAGGCAAATTCAGCGTCTTCAAACTCGTGGGATTCGAATATGCTTAATCAATCTGGAGAAATAATGTATCAAGAATATGGATTAGGATACAGTATGCAGTGA